In Candidatus Eisenbacteria bacterium, a genomic segment contains:
- a CDS encoding HD domain-containing protein, translating into MMNTEIHLHRGQFIDTLREGDRVTEHYRVLRKSVKTSRSGEPYLDLDVGDRTGRITARMFKPRQSVGDPIQSFASLFQVGDSIRVSGRIDLFQGRLQMILDKLRVSLPEEVDDALFEKASPRSPEEMEAELRGAIERIGDPMLRAMMERIFEDASFAERFAAAPAATRLHHAYRRGLLEHTLSLIGAAERLLPHYPELNADLVRVGVLLHDMGKTEELGEKAGEEYTVDGTLLGHVYLGARRAEKAMDGTPGFPEEHRRQVLHMILSHHGEREFGAPVLPATREAIFIYHLDNLDAKLANARETLEADRNEESFFTDLYSSGAIGRRYYKASLPEERNGDA; encoded by the coding sequence ATGATGAATACCGAGATCCATCTTCATCGAGGACAATTCATCGACACCCTGCGGGAAGGGGACCGGGTGACCGAGCACTATCGCGTGCTCAGGAAGAGCGTGAAGACCTCTCGCTCCGGCGAGCCCTACCTGGACCTCGACGTCGGCGACCGCACCGGCCGGATCACGGCCCGCATGTTCAAGCCCCGCCAGTCCGTCGGCGATCCCATCCAGTCCTTCGCTTCCCTTTTCCAGGTGGGGGATTCGATCCGCGTCTCCGGGCGCATCGATCTCTTCCAGGGACGCCTGCAGATGATCCTCGACAAACTCCGCGTCAGCCTCCCCGAAGAAGTGGACGACGCGCTCTTCGAAAAGGCGAGCCCCCGCTCGCCGGAGGAGATGGAGGCGGAACTCCGCGGAGCGATCGAGCGGATCGGCGACCCGATGCTCCGGGCGATGATGGAGCGGATCTTCGAGGACGCCTCCTTCGCCGAACGATTCGCCGCCGCTCCCGCGGCGACCCGTCTCCATCACGCCTACCGCCGCGGGCTTCTGGAACACACCCTCTCCCTGATCGGCGCCGCGGAGCGCCTCCTGCCCCATTACCCGGAACTGAACGCCGACCTCGTCCGCGTGGGCGTCCTGCTGCACGACATGGGAAAGACGGAGGAACTGGGGGAGAAGGCGGGGGAGGAGTACACCGTCGACGGTACCCTTCTCGGTCACGTCTATCTCGGCGCCCGCCGCGCCGAGAAGGCGATGGACGGTACCCCGGGCTTTCCGGAGGAGCACCGCCGCCAGGTGTTGCACATGATTCTCAGCCACCACGGCGAGCGCGAGTTCGGCGCCCCCGTTCTCCCCGCCACCCGGGAAGCGATCTTCATCTATCACCTGGACAACCTGGACGCCAAGCTGGCGAACGCCCGCGAGACCCTCGAGGCGGACCGAAACGAGGAGAGCTTTTTCACAGACCTCTATTCCTCGGGCGCCATCGGCCGGCGTTATTACAAAGCCTCCCTACCGGAGGAGCGGAACGGGGATGCGTGA